The following are from one region of the Vicinamibacterales bacterium genome:
- a CDS encoding DinB family protein — translation MNAEQAKLLVEYFANLWQGELPATTKVLRNVPVDGRDYRPDEKSRTAWELATHLALGDVWFIQSIIDGGFKFDPEAEKAQAARFRNGEDLAAFYQREVPARLNELRALPAERLTRVVDFFGMMQQPNVTYLGFANNHSIHHRGQLTSYLRACGSKVPAIYGASADEPLPASAGS, via the coding sequence ATGAACGCAGAACAGGCCAAGCTGCTGGTGGAGTACTTCGCGAATCTCTGGCAAGGGGAGCTGCCCGCCACGACCAAGGTGCTCCGGAACGTGCCCGTCGATGGGCGCGATTACCGGCCGGACGAGAAATCCCGCACCGCGTGGGAGCTGGCCACGCATCTCGCCCTCGGCGACGTGTGGTTCATCCAGAGCATCATCGACGGCGGCTTCAAGTTCGACCCGGAGGCGGAGAAGGCCCAGGCGGCGCGGTTCAGGAACGGGGAGGATCTCGCGGCGTTCTACCAGCGGGAAGTGCCGGCAAGACTCAACGAACTGCGCGCGCTTCCCGCCGAGCGCCTGACCAGGGTCGTGGATTTCTTCGGCATGATGCAGCAGCCGAACGTGACCTATCTCGGCTTCGCGAACAACCACTCCATCCACCACCGCGGGCAGCTGACATCGTACCTGCGGGCGTGCGGGTCGAAGGTACCGGCGATCTACGGCGCCAGCGCAGATGAACCGCTGCCGGCGTCTGCGGGATCGTAG